The nucleotide window ggagcccatgatttgaacaaacttgaatctgcactatgtcagaaagttttcttgtaaatatcagcttttctgactcagtggttagtgagaaaaagtttttccctatatatttgtgtgtaaaactttgatcccctttggggccccatcttatccccgggggccatgatttgaacaaacttgaatctgcactatgtcagaaagttttcatgtaaaaatcagattttctggctcactggttcttgagaagaagatttttaaagatttttcatatatatttgtatctaaaactttgatcccctattgtgaccccatccaacccccggagcccatgatttgaacaaacttgaatctgcattatgttaggaagctttcatgtaaatctcagcttttctggcttagtggttcttgagaagattttaaaagtttttccctatatatttgtatgtaaaactttgatcccccttgtgggccccatcctaccacccgggggccataatttgaacaaacttgaatctgcaatatgtcaggaagctttcatgtaaatttcagctcttctggcccagtggttcttgagaagaagatttttaaatgaccccaccctatttttgcatttttgtgattatctcccctttgaaagggacatggcccttcatttgaacaaacttgaaagccctttacccaaggatgcgtttggccatgtttggttgaaattggcttagtggttctggaaaagaagtcgaaaatgtgaaaagtttaacagacagacggacagacagacaaacgacGGGCaaaaggcgatcagaaaagctcacttgaaccttcggttcaggtgagctaaaaagccaTACATTACAATTAGACAATTTATTTCACATAACACTGTATatcctacttttaattttgtgtttattataggagttgtgagatttatTAATGTTcgctattttcactttttcatgataTTAACTTTTCACCTCTGCAATTTCAACATCATAATTTCAAACCCACAGACATCAAAACCGCTAATTTTCCTTAGAACAAACATAAATATTATAAGGTTTGGGGGAGTATGTCAGACTAAAGTTTCCTTCAAAATCGTAGTTCTCGTGCTCTGGTTTGCTAATGTCACATTTACATAGAACAGTAGCGAACAGCAAAAAAAGTTCGTTGCGAGCTAAGGTTTCACCAGGACACCGTCTGCGTCCAATACTGAAGGCAAGCACGCTCTCTGTTTTCTCTCTCATCAATTTTCCCCCTGAATCCAAAAACCGTTCCGGTCGGAATTCAAAAGGATCACCCCACTCCTTGTCATGACCAACGGAATAATGATTGAAAAAGACGAGAGTCCCTTTCTTTATGATATACCGATTTACCAAGACATCTTCTGTTGCACAGTGAGGAAGTCCTAATGGCACAACTCCTGAGAGACGCATCGTTTCAAAAATTGTAGCCTCCGTAAAGGGCATCTTCTCGCGATCTTCTAAGAGTATTATGCCTTTCTGTCCAATGACATTATCTATTTCTCTTTGAATTGTCGCTTGAACAACTGGATACTCTGCCATATAAAGAAGTAGCCAGCACAAGGTTGTAGATGTATTATCAAATCCACCTCCAAAGAAATCTCCAGTCAGAGTAAAGACATCCTGTTTTGTTAAGCCAACCTCATTTGGCTCATCCTCCAATCCATACCTGATAGAGGTCGAAATTATGCCATCCACAGCATGACGCATATGTTTCGGATCAAATGTTTCCaaaatatcttgaaatttcTCTGCACGAGAATGCTGTGCTTTCCTGataaacttatgaaattttcGAACTTTCTCTTGAAAGAAAATTTGCGTCCAAGGAAGAACATCTGTGGGATTAGCGGCTTTAGCCATTTCCTTAAAGTTCTTATGATTTTCCAACAACTCCAAAAAGTCTTTATCTTCCCTAATATTTTCTCCTTTACCATAGCAAAACTGATAAATAATGCTTCCAGTTGCTTCTGTAACCACTTTATTCGGATTAAAAGGCCGACCATTTTCATTAAGGAAATCACTTACGATTCTGTTGGCTTCCTCCTgcataatttcttccattctaCTAGAATATTCCTTGAGAACTGTGCTAGCTATTTTCCTATGCAGAAGATACCTTTGGTCAAAATAGCTGAATGTTAGTCCTCTCATCTTATTGATGAATTTAAAGGAATTGAATGCAGGTCTTGCAGCAAAACTATCAGACTGTTCGCTCAATACTTTTTTTACTGTGTGATAGCCGCTGATGATGACTGTTGGCCAAACACCCAGACGAAGTTGATAAACATCACCGAATTCTTCTCGATAGCGCTGAAATTGTTTCGCATGATCTTTCCCTAGGAATAGTAAATGACCTATGAATGGGAGGCCCCATGGTCCCGGAGGGGAAAGTGTTCCGTTCATCAGGTACTTAGTTACAAGCAAAACAATAATAGCCAATGCAAATATCGACCAAATGTCCACCATCTGGACTACTGATGAGGTGCTGGTTAATTTCTCCATATTTATCTGAAATGAGAATGCAAAATGTTATCCATGTAGACAACCATTTTTATCACGTTCTGCAAGTGACTGATATTGTAGTGATACAATGCAaatataattcaattttttctATGCTATACATACTGTAAAGGTACATTTTCACAAGCAGTACTTATTTCCGTTTAGTCCGTGGTCACATAATTTCGTATCAGGTGACATAAAAGTATGTA belongs to Ostrea edulis chromosome 7, xbOstEdul1.1, whole genome shotgun sequence and includes:
- the LOC125648732 gene encoding cytochrome P450 1A1-like, producing MEKLTSTSSVVQMVDIWSIFALAIIVLLVTKYLMNGTLSPPGPWGLPFIGHLLFLGKDHAKQFQRYREEFGDVYQLRLGVWPTVIISGYHTVKKVLSEQSDSFAARPAFNSFKFINKMRGLTFSYFDQRYLLHRKIASTVLKEYSSRMEEIMQEEANRIVSDFLNENGRPFNPNKVVTEATGSIIYQFCYGKGENIREDKDFLELLENHKNFKEMAKAANPTDVLPWTQIFFQEKVRKFHKFIRKAQHSRAEKFQDILETFDPKHMRHAVDGIISTSIRYGLEDEPNEVGLTKQDVFTLTGDFFGGGFDNTSTTLCWLLLYMAEYPVVQATIQREIDNVIGQKGIILLEDREKMPFTEATIFETMRLSGVVPLGLPHCATEDVLVNRYIIKKGTLVFFNHYSVGHDKEWGDPFEFRPERFLDSGGKLMREKTESVLAFSIGRRRCPGETLARNELFLLFATVLCKCDISKPEHENYDFEGNFSLTYSPKPYNIYVCSKEN